In Oryza sativa Japonica Group chromosome 3, ASM3414082v1, one DNA window encodes the following:
- the LOC107278290 gene encoding uncharacterized protein isoform X2, protein MPLHFVAIGSKILAMPPMEEKRDTDHLDVGGACFDVRTGCVVFVPRHGGDQHGDPVYFQIGSRLFTLGCSRFQLLDLLPLALDGDPRSTRRQQWSWRDLPMPPFLHSMRALSHVLLPQEDQTILVGVGFLSPSSSSTYSFRIAEDGSSAWKCLGNWGLPFHGRGYFDPKLNAMIGLSMDGRICSGQLVSDHCPDVKYCRENLFSRDARRRHPRLHGTEKQILPG, encoded by the coding sequence ATGCCCCTGCACTTCGTCGCCATCGGCTCCAAGATCTTGGCCATGCCTCCCATGGAAGAAAAAAGGGATACTGATCACCTCGACGTTGGCGGCGCCTGCTTCGACGTCCGCACCGGGTGCGTCGTCTTCGTCCCTCGGCACGGCGGCGATCAGCACGGCGACCCAGTATACTTCCAGATCGGCAGTAGGCTCTTCACGCTAGGGTGCTCCCGCTTCCAGCTCCTTGACCTACTGCCGCTGGCGCTGGATGGCGACCCTAGAAGTACAAGGCGGCAGCAATGGTCATGGCGCGATCTCCCGATGCCGCCCTTCCTCCACTCCATGCGTGCTCTCTCTCACGTGCTTCTCCCTCAAGAAGACCAGACCATCCTCGTCGGCGTTGGGTTCCTCTCCCCAAGTTCTTCCTCCACCTACAGCTTTCGCATTGCGGAGGACGGGAGCTCAGCCTGGAAATGCCTTGGTAACTGGGGGCTGCCTTTCCATGGCCGCGGTTACTTTGACCCTAAGCTGAATGCCATGATCGGGCTCTCGATGGATGGACGCATCTGCTCCGGCCAATTGGTGTCTGATCACTGCCCGGACGTGAAGTATTGCAGGGAGAATCTGTTCAGCCGAGACGCGCGTAGGCGCCACCCTCGTCTACATGGGACAGAGAAGCAGATTTTGCCTGGTTGA
- the LOC107278290 gene encoding uncharacterized protein isoform X1 translates to MLYLILDDWIFRKIDLSSNQPDGRQVPGGIAREAASSLPPPFFRWNAQRGMPLHFVAIGSKILAMPPMEEKRDTDHLDVGGACFDVRTGCVVFVPRHGGDQHGDPVYFQIGSRLFTLGCSRFQLLDLLPLALDGDPRSTRRQQWSWRDLPMPPFLHSMRALSHVLLPQEDQTILVGVGFLSPSSSSTYSFRIAEDGSSAWKCLGNWGLPFHGRGYFDPKLNAMIGLSMDGRICSGQLVSDHCPDVKYCRENLFSRDARRRHPRLHGTEKQILPG, encoded by the coding sequence ATGCTTTATCTCATCTTGGACGACTGGATCTTCCGCAAGATTGATTTGTCGTCTAACCAACCTGATGGGCGGCAGGTACCTGGAGGCATCGCGAGGGAAGCCGCCTCCTCCCTGCCACCCCCCTTCTTCCGCTGGAATGCACAACGTGGGATGCCCCTGCACTTCGTCGCCATCGGCTCCAAGATCTTGGCCATGCCTCCCATGGAAGAAAAAAGGGATACTGATCACCTCGACGTTGGCGGCGCCTGCTTCGACGTCCGCACCGGGTGCGTCGTCTTCGTCCCTCGGCACGGCGGCGATCAGCACGGCGACCCAGTATACTTCCAGATCGGCAGTAGGCTCTTCACGCTAGGGTGCTCCCGCTTCCAGCTCCTTGACCTACTGCCGCTGGCGCTGGATGGCGACCCTAGAAGTACAAGGCGGCAGCAATGGTCATGGCGCGATCTCCCGATGCCGCCCTTCCTCCACTCCATGCGTGCTCTCTCTCACGTGCTTCTCCCTCAAGAAGACCAGACCATCCTCGTCGGCGTTGGGTTCCTCTCCCCAAGTTCTTCCTCCACCTACAGCTTTCGCATTGCGGAGGACGGGAGCTCAGCCTGGAAATGCCTTGGTAACTGGGGGCTGCCTTTCCATGGCCGCGGTTACTTTGACCCTAAGCTGAATGCCATGATCGGGCTCTCGATGGATGGACGCATCTGCTCCGGCCAATTGGTGTCTGATCACTGCCCGGACGTGAAGTATTGCAGGGAGAATCTGTTCAGCCGAGACGCGCGTAGGCGCCACCCTCGTCTACATGGGACAGAGAAGCAGATTTTGCCTGGTTGA